A window of the Streptomyces griseochromogenes genome harbors these coding sequences:
- a CDS encoding AraC family transcriptional regulator, with the protein MAEEALWTRARLGRCGPPLDLLTASFRRHVYAPHAHDEYTIGVCVGGSEVIDYRGGHIRTGPGTIVVLEPGEMHTGGPGTTTDGYAYRALYAEPSLLADGTLGGLPHFREPLLDDPELATTLRVTHTELSACPDPLETESRLPWLLTALACRHSTARVPTDPVPGGDHIAHVVRDRLADELTAPPSLALLAADLGLSRYQLLRAFRTTMGIPPYAWLAQHRVSKARGLLEAGLRPAEVAGLVGFADQAHLTRWFRRVLGVTPAAYRNSVQDS; encoded by the coding sequence ATGGCGGAAGAGGCGCTGTGGACGCGGGCGCGGCTGGGCCGCTGCGGCCCTCCGCTCGACCTTCTGACCGCGAGCTTCCGCCGCCACGTCTATGCCCCGCACGCCCACGACGAGTACACCATCGGCGTCTGCGTGGGCGGCTCCGAGGTCATCGACTACCGGGGCGGCCACATCCGCACCGGCCCCGGCACGATCGTCGTCCTCGAACCCGGCGAGATGCACACCGGCGGACCCGGCACCACCACCGACGGCTACGCCTACCGCGCCCTGTACGCCGAGCCGTCCCTGCTGGCCGACGGCACCCTCGGCGGCCTCCCGCACTTTCGCGAACCCCTCCTGGACGACCCCGAACTGGCCACCACGCTGCGCGTGACCCACACCGAACTCAGCGCCTGCCCCGACCCGCTGGAGACCGAGTCCCGCCTCCCCTGGCTGCTGACGGCCCTGGCCTGCCGCCACTCCACGGCACGCGTGCCGACCGACCCGGTCCCGGGCGGGGATCACATCGCGCACGTCGTACGGGACCGCCTCGCCGACGAACTCACCGCCCCGCCCTCCCTCGCCCTGCTCGCGGCCGACCTGGGCCTCTCCCGCTACCAGCTGCTACGGGCCTTCCGCACGACGATGGGGATACCGCCGTACGCCTGGCTCGCCCAGCACCGGGTGAGCAAGGCGCGCGGACTCCTGGAAGCCGGCCTGCGCCCCGCCGAGGTGGCGGGGCTGGTGGGCTTCGCCGACCAGGCGCACCTGACGCGCTGGTTCCGGCGGGTGCTCGGGGTGACCCCGGCGGCCTACCGCAACAGCGTTCAAGACAGCTGA
- a CDS encoding TetR/AcrR family transcriptional regulator produces the protein MTPRAREIAAAARALLEESGPAALTMRTLADRLGIKAPSLYKHFPDKHAVEAELTAQLLAETAETLEAAEARAPGSLEALAEAYRTYALAHPHLYRLATERPLPRAGLPAGLEDRAALPLLRTCAGDQDLARAVWAFAHGMVILEIHGRFSADADLDAAWKRGLNALHP, from the coding sequence CTGACGCCGAGGGCACGGGAGATCGCCGCGGCCGCCCGGGCCCTCCTGGAGGAGTCCGGGCCCGCCGCCCTCACCATGCGGACCCTCGCCGACCGCCTGGGCATCAAGGCCCCCTCCCTCTACAAGCACTTCCCCGACAAGCACGCCGTCGAGGCCGAGCTGACCGCGCAGTTGCTCGCCGAGACGGCCGAGACCCTGGAGGCGGCCGAGGCCCGCGCCCCCGGCTCGCTGGAGGCGCTCGCCGAGGCCTACCGCACCTACGCCCTCGCCCACCCCCACCTGTACCGCCTGGCCACCGAACGCCCTCTGCCGCGCGCCGGACTCCCGGCCGGCCTGGAGGACCGGGCCGCCCTGCCGCTGCTGCGGACGTGCGCGGGCGACCAGGACCTCGCCCGCGCCGTCTGGGCCTTCGCCCACGGCATGGTCATCCTGGAGATCCACGGCCGGTTTTCCGCGGACGCCGACCTGGACGCGGCATGGAAGCGGGGCCTGAACGCGTTGCACCCTTAG
- a CDS encoding DUF4260 family protein has protein sequence MTGTATVTPTRSALPVVRRAAWLASALFWSAFAVLEGVNHGWLAGGAALLFLVLPDLTFLVALDEAPRMAKGQLAPRAVPYYNAMHRALIPLALLLLCTAAPVTWAPAFAALCGWLAHISYDRAFGYGLRTKEGHQRG, from the coding sequence ATGACCGGTACGGCGACCGTCACCCCGACCCGCTCGGCCCTCCCCGTCGTCCGCCGCGCGGCATGGCTGGCGAGCGCCCTGTTCTGGTCGGCCTTCGCGGTCCTCGAGGGCGTCAACCACGGCTGGCTCGCGGGCGGGGCGGCCCTCCTCTTCCTCGTCCTGCCGGACCTCACCTTCCTGGTCGCCCTGGACGAGGCGCCCCGCATGGCCAAAGGGCAGCTCGCGCCGCGCGCGGTGCCGTACTACAACGCGATGCACCGCGCCCTGATCCCGCTCGCACTCCTGCTCCTCTGCACGGCGGCCCCCGTCACCTGGGCCCCCGCCTTCGCGGCCCTGTGCGGCTGGCTCGCCCACATCTCGTACGATCGCGCCTTCGGATACGGGCTGCGCACGAAGGAGGGCCACCAGCGTGGCTGA
- a CDS encoding TetR/AcrR family transcriptional regulator, producing MVDGEDAELSLRERKKRQTRQRISDVATVRFVERGFDKVTVTEVARAAGVSAMTVFNYFPRKQDLFLDRIPEAVETFGEAV from the coding sequence ATGGTGGATGGCGAAGATGCGGAACTCTCCCTGAGGGAGCGCAAGAAGCGGCAGACGCGGCAGCGGATCTCCGACGTGGCGACGGTGCGGTTCGTGGAGCGCGGCTTCGACAAGGTGACCGTCACGGAGGTGGCCCGGGCGGCCGGTGTCTCCGCCATGACGGTCTTCAACTACTTCCCCCGCAAGCAGGACCTGTTCCTCGACCGCATCCCGGAGGCCGTCGAGACCTTCGGCGAGGCGGTGTGA
- a CDS encoding MerR family transcriptional regulator, which produces MRIGELAAAVGVTTRTVRHYHHLGLLPEPERLPNGYRDYTLRHAVVLARIRRLTELGVGLAEVRDVLADDAGKDLVEVLTELDEDLARQEAEIRGRRQRLRALLEAGAAGELPADGPLSPELAGLLAGLPDPGPSPMAAKDREMLALFETAADPEARARLLAALRGAFGAPDALTRAQEAYALLDALADAAADDPRVERAARALADCIPAEMLPSEGVDESDAFLRAFYADFAPAQAAAVRRALSMLTEERP; this is translated from the coding sequence ATGCGGATCGGAGAACTCGCCGCCGCCGTCGGCGTCACGACGCGCACGGTGCGGCACTACCACCACCTGGGCCTGCTGCCCGAACCCGAGCGCCTCCCCAACGGGTATCGGGACTACACCCTGCGGCACGCCGTCGTCCTCGCCCGGATCCGGCGGCTGACCGAGCTGGGGGTGGGCCTGGCCGAGGTACGGGACGTGCTCGCCGACGACGCCGGCAAGGACCTGGTGGAGGTGCTCACCGAACTGGACGAGGACCTGGCCCGGCAGGAGGCGGAGATCCGGGGGCGCCGGCAGCGGCTGCGGGCGCTCCTGGAGGCCGGGGCCGCCGGGGAACTGCCCGCCGACGGACCGCTCTCCCCCGAGCTGGCCGGACTCCTTGCGGGGCTGCCCGACCCCGGCCCCTCCCCCATGGCCGCCAAGGACCGCGAGATGCTCGCCCTGTTCGAGACCGCGGCAGACCCCGAGGCCCGGGCGCGACTGCTGGCCGCGCTGCGCGGCGCCTTCGGCGCCCCGGACGCCCTGACGCGGGCTCAGGAGGCGTACGCGCTGCTCGACGCGCTCGCGGACGCCGCTGCCGACGACCCGCGCGTGGAGCGGGCCGCGAGGGCGCTGGCAGACTGCATCCCGGCGGAGATGCTGCCGTCGGAGGGCGTGGACGAGAGCGACGCGTTCCTGCGCGCGTTCTACGCCGACTTCGCGCCCGCGCAGGCGGCGGCCGTCCGACGCGCCCTGTCCATGCTCACCGAGGAGCGGCCGTGA
- a CDS encoding RNB domain-containing ribonuclease, whose translation MPRRPIRVTGAPEAPLRAALAALRAGLGIPESFPAEVQEEAERAAKTPAPSPYDATDLPFFTLDPPASTDLDQAMHLSRRGTGYRVRYAVADVAAFVAPGGALDAETHRRANTLYFPDERVPLHPVVLDEGAASLLPDRPRPAVLWTLDLDTEGRTAAVDVRRALVRSRAKLDYAGVQRQIDTGTAEEPVALLREIGQARERLEVERGGISLNVPEQEITERDHTYELTFRAPLPADGWNAQISLLTGMAAADLMLATGTGVLRTLPAAPDGAVARLRRTATALHIDWPHHVSYAALIRTLDPHRPEHAAFLQECTTLLRGAGYTVFRDGKLPAIATHAAVAAPYAHCTAPLRRLADRYTAELCLAAAAGHPPADWVLAALDTLPRQMAEGSRRAATVERECVDLVEAALLRGRVGDVFDACVVELSDRQPGVGTVQLASPAVIGRIEGEHLSLGQRLRVRLTRADPGPAKVLFVPA comes from the coding sequence ATGCCCCGCCGCCCCATCCGCGTGACCGGCGCCCCCGAGGCCCCCCTCAGGGCCGCGCTCGCCGCGCTCCGCGCCGGCCTCGGCATCCCGGAGAGCTTCCCGGCCGAGGTCCAGGAGGAGGCGGAGCGTGCGGCGAAGACGCCCGCCCCGTCCCCGTACGACGCCACGGACCTTCCCTTCTTCACCCTCGACCCACCCGCCTCCACCGACCTGGACCAGGCGATGCACCTGTCCCGGCGGGGCACCGGCTACCGAGTCCGGTACGCCGTCGCCGACGTCGCCGCCTTCGTCGCACCCGGCGGCGCCCTGGACGCGGAGACGCACCGTCGGGCGAACACGCTCTACTTCCCGGACGAGAGGGTCCCGCTGCACCCCGTCGTGCTCGACGAGGGCGCCGCCAGCCTGCTGCCCGACCGGCCGCGCCCGGCCGTGCTGTGGACCCTCGACCTGGACACGGAGGGCCGTACCGCTGCCGTCGACGTGCGCCGGGCCCTGGTCCGCAGCCGGGCGAAGCTCGACTACGCGGGCGTACAGCGGCAGATCGACACCGGGACGGCCGAGGAGCCGGTGGCGCTGCTCAGGGAGATCGGGCAGGCCCGCGAGCGCCTGGAGGTGGAGCGCGGCGGCATCTCCCTCAACGTCCCCGAGCAGGAGATCACCGAACGGGACCACACCTACGAGCTGACCTTCCGCGCCCCGCTGCCCGCGGACGGCTGGAACGCCCAGATCTCCCTGCTCACCGGCATGGCCGCCGCCGATCTGATGCTGGCCACCGGCACCGGAGTCCTGCGCACCCTCCCGGCCGCCCCCGACGGCGCAGTGGCCCGGCTGCGCCGTACCGCGACCGCCCTGCACATCGACTGGCCGCACCATGTCTCGTACGCGGCGCTGATCCGCACCCTCGACCCGCACCGCCCCGAGCACGCGGCCTTCCTCCAGGAGTGCACGACCCTGCTGCGCGGCGCGGGCTACACGGTCTTCCGGGACGGGAAGCTGCCCGCGATCGCCACGCACGCCGCCGTCGCCGCCCCCTACGCCCACTGCACGGCCCCGCTGCGCCGGCTGGCCGACCGCTACACCGCCGAACTGTGCCTCGCGGCCGCCGCCGGTCACCCCCCGGCCGACTGGGTGCTCGCCGCGCTCGACACCCTGCCCCGGCAGATGGCCGAGGGCAGCCGCCGCGCGGCCACGGTCGAGCGGGAGTGCGTCGACCTGGTCGAGGCCGCGCTCCTCAGGGGCCGTGTCGGGGACGTCTTCGACGCCTGTGTGGTGGAGCTCTCGGACCGTCAACCGGGAGTCGGCACCGTGCAGTTGGCCTCCCCGGCGGTCATCGGCCGGATCGAGGGCGAGCACCTCTCGCTCGGGCAGCGGCTGCGGGTCCGGCTCACCCGGGCGGATCCGGGTCCGGCGAAGGTTCTGTTCGTGCCCGCGTGA
- the yaaA gene encoding peroxide stress protein YaaA has product MLVLLPPSEGKASSGRGAPLKPESLSLPGLTDAREAVLTELVELCAGDPGQNEKAREVLGLSEGLRGEIAKNAGLRTAGARPAGEIYTGVLYDALGLASLDAAAKKRAARSLLVFSGLWGAVRVNDRIPSYRCSMGVKLPGLGALGSHWRTPMASVLPEAAGDGLVLDLRSAAYAAAWKPKGEVAGRTATVRVLHAPTRKVVSHFNKATKGRIVRSLLSAGAAPKDPVALVEALRDLGYEVEAQAPEKAGKPWALDVLVEEIH; this is encoded by the coding sequence GTGCTTGTCCTGCTGCCGCCGTCGGAAGGCAAGGCGTCCTCGGGCCGTGGCGCCCCGCTGAAGCCGGAGTCACTGTCCCTGCCGGGGCTGACGGACGCGCGGGAGGCCGTACTCACGGAGCTGGTCGAGCTGTGCGCCGGGGACCCCGGGCAGAACGAGAAGGCGCGCGAGGTGCTCGGGCTGAGCGAGGGGCTGCGCGGCGAAATCGCGAAGAACGCGGGGCTGCGCACGGCCGGGGCGCGGCCCGCGGGGGAGATCTACACGGGTGTGCTGTACGACGCCCTCGGTCTTGCCTCCCTCGACGCGGCGGCGAAGAAGCGGGCCGCACGGTCTCTGCTCGTGTTCTCGGGGCTGTGGGGCGCGGTGCGTGTCAATGACCGCATCCCCTCCTACCGGTGCTCGATGGGCGTGAAGCTGCCGGGGCTCGGGGCGCTGGGCTCCCACTGGCGCACGCCGATGGCGTCGGTGCTGCCCGAGGCCGCCGGCGACGGGCTCGTCCTGGACCTCCGGTCCGCGGCGTACGCGGCCGCGTGGAAGCCGAAGGGCGAGGTCGCCGGGCGGACGGCGACGGTACGGGTGCTGCACGCGCCGACGCGGAAGGTCGTCAGCCACTTCAACAAGGCGACGAAGGGCCGGATCGTACGCAGCCTGCTGTCGGCCGGGGCCGCGCCGAAGGACCCGGTCGCGCTGGTGGAGGCGCTGCGGGACCTCGGGTACGAGGTGGAGGCGCAGGCGCCGGAGAAGGCGGGGAAGCCGTGGGCGCTGGACGTGCTGGTGGAGGAGATCCACTGA
- the eda gene encoding bifunctional 4-hydroxy-2-oxoglutarate aldolase/2-dehydro-3-deoxy-phosphogluconate aldolase yields the protein MTSPPPSSSAASVLDLAPVVPVVVVPDARAAVPLARALVAGGLPAIEVTLRTPAALDAIRAIAEEVPDAVVGAGTVIAAEQVTRCVAAGARFLVSPGWTDALLGEMRGSGVPFLPGVSTTSEVVALLEFGVREMKFFPAQAAGGTAYLRSLAGPLPQARFCPTGGIGPATAPEYLSLPNVRCVGGSWMAPADAVAAGDWGRVQELARAAAGLRGAGGTCR from the coding sequence ATGACCTCACCGCCGCCCTCCTCTTCGGCTGCCTCCGTGCTGGATCTCGCGCCCGTCGTGCCCGTGGTGGTCGTGCCGGACGCCCGTGCCGCCGTACCGCTGGCGCGGGCCCTGGTGGCCGGCGGGCTGCCCGCCATCGAGGTGACCCTGAGGACCCCGGCCGCGCTGGACGCGATCCGGGCGATCGCCGAAGAGGTGCCGGACGCCGTGGTCGGGGCGGGCACGGTCATCGCTGCGGAGCAGGTGACGCGGTGCGTGGCGGCAGGGGCACGGTTCCTGGTCAGTCCGGGGTGGACGGACGCCCTGCTGGGCGAGATGCGCGGATCCGGGGTGCCGTTCCTGCCCGGGGTGTCGACCACCTCGGAGGTCGTCGCGCTGCTGGAGTTCGGGGTGCGGGAGATGAAGTTCTTCCCGGCGCAGGCGGCCGGCGGTACGGCCTATCTGAGGTCGCTGGCCGGTCCGCTGCCACAGGCCCGCTTCTGCCCGACCGGCGGCATCGGACCGGCGACCGCGCCGGAGTATCTCTCCCTGCCCAACGTCCGCTGTGTGGGCGGCAGCTGGATGGCCCCGGCGGACGCGGTGGCCGCCGGGGACTGGGGCCGCGTCCAGGAACTGGCGCGGGCCGCCGCCGGACTCAGGGGCGCAGGTGGGACGTGTCGTTGA
- a CDS encoding bifunctional RNase H/acid phosphatase: MREFIVEADGGSRGNPGPAGYGAVVIDAATGETLAEAAEYIGVATNNVAEYRGLLAGLRAAHALDPTARIHVRMDSKLVIEQMSGRWKIKHPAMKPLAAEAGRVLPAEQITYEWIPREQNKHADRLANEAMDAGARGEQWSPSQSRAALDTPRAAPEPSGPPGDAAAGAAKARAALASAGAGADAAAGSRPSPSASRAWGDPQAARVDAAAPPGEQRPGWSAAPDLGAPATFVLLRHGETPLTPQKRFSGSGGTDPSLSDAGREQARRVAEALARRGTIQAVVASPLARTQETAGFVATRLGLDVTIDDGLRETDFGAWEGLTFGEVRERHPDDLNAWLADPEAHPTGGGESFAETATRMEATRQKLVAAYAGRTVLLVTHVTPIKTLVRLALGAPPESLFRMELSAASLSAVAYYADGNASVRLFNDTSHLRP, from the coding sequence GTGCGGGAGTTCATCGTCGAGGCGGACGGCGGGTCACGGGGCAACCCGGGGCCCGCGGGTTACGGCGCTGTGGTGATCGACGCGGCGACGGGGGAGACGCTGGCCGAGGCGGCCGAGTACATCGGCGTCGCGACGAACAACGTCGCCGAGTACCGGGGCCTGCTGGCCGGCCTGCGCGCGGCGCACGCCCTGGACCCGACCGCCCGGATCCACGTCCGCATGGACTCCAAGCTCGTCATCGAGCAGATGTCGGGCCGCTGGAAGATCAAGCACCCCGCCATGAAGCCGCTCGCGGCGGAGGCGGGCCGGGTCCTCCCCGCGGAACAGATCACCTACGAGTGGATCCCCCGCGAACAGAACAAACACGCCGACCGCCTGGCCAACGAGGCGATGGACGCGGGGGCGAGGGGCGAGCAGTGGTCGCCGTCGCAGTCCAGGGCGGCCCTGGACACCCCGCGCGCCGCACCGGAGCCGTCGGGCCCACCCGGCGACGCGGCGGCGGGCGCGGCGAAGGCCCGAGCGGCCCTGGCGAGCGCCGGAGCGGGTGCCGACGCCGCTGCGGGCAGTCGTCCCTCCCCCAGTGCCTCAAGGGCCTGGGGGGACCCCCAGGCGGCACGGGTGGACGCAGCGGCACCTCCCGGCGAGCAGCGCCCCGGCTGGAGCGCCGCCCCAGATCTAGGCGCCCCCGCCACCTTCGTCCTCCTCCGCCACGGCGAAACCCCCCTCACCCCCCAAAAGCGCTTCTCCGGCAGCGGTGGCACCGACCCCTCCCTCTCGGACGCCGGCCGCGAGCAGGCCCGGCGCGTCGCGGAGGCACTGGCCAGACGCGGCACCATCCAGGCCGTCGTCGCCTCCCCGCTCGCCCGCACCCAGGAGACCGCCGGCTTCGTCGCCACCCGCCTCGGCCTCGACGTCACCATCGACGACGGGCTGCGCGAAACGGACTTCGGCGCCTGGGAGGGCCTCACCTTCGGCGAGGTCCGCGAGCGCCACCCGGACGACCTGAACGCCTGGCTCGCCGATCCGGAGGCCCATCCCACCGGCGGTGGCGAGAGCTTCGCCGAGACCGCCACCCGGATGGAGGCCACCCGGCAGAAGCTGGTCGCGGCCTACGCCGGCCGCACCGTCCTGCTGGTCACGCACGTCACCCCGATCAAGACCCTCGTCCGGCTCGCCCTCGGCGCTCCGCCCGAGTCGCTGTTCCGCATGGAGCTGTCCGCCGCCTCCCTGTCGGCGGTGGCGTACTACGCGGACGGCAACGCGAGCGTGCGGCTGTTCAACGACACGTCCCACCTGCGCCCCTGA
- a CDS encoding zinc ribbon domain-containing protein, translating into MNAAPADQIRLLDVQALDVRLQQLAHKRKSLPEHAEIESLTKDLTQLRDLLVAAQTEESDCAREQTKAEQDVDQVRQRAARDQQRLDSGAVTSPKDLSNLQHEIASLAKRQGDLEDVVLEVMERREAAQERVNELTGRVASAQSKIDDAGGRRDSAFEEIDGEAATVTKERQIVAGSVPADLLKLYDKLREQQGGIGAAKLYARTCQGCRQELAITELNEIRSAAPDTVVRCENCRRILVRTAESGL; encoded by the coding sequence CTGAACGCCGCGCCCGCCGACCAGATCCGACTCCTCGACGTCCAGGCCCTCGACGTCCGCCTGCAGCAGCTGGCGCACAAGCGGAAGTCGCTGCCCGAGCACGCCGAGATCGAGTCGCTGACCAAGGACCTGACGCAGCTGCGCGATCTGCTGGTCGCCGCGCAGACCGAGGAGAGCGACTGCGCCCGCGAGCAGACCAAGGCCGAGCAGGACGTGGACCAGGTGCGCCAGCGCGCCGCCCGCGACCAGCAGCGCCTGGACTCCGGCGCGGTCACCTCGCCGAAGGACCTGTCCAACCTCCAGCACGAGATCGCCTCGCTCGCCAAGCGGCAGGGCGACCTGGAGGACGTCGTCCTGGAGGTCATGGAGCGCCGCGAGGCCGCCCAGGAGCGGGTGAACGAACTGACCGGGCGCGTCGCCTCCGCGCAGTCGAAGATCGACGACGCCGGCGGCCGCCGGGACTCGGCCTTCGAGGAGATCGACGGTGAGGCCGCCACGGTCACCAAGGAGCGCCAGATCGTCGCCGGCTCCGTCCCCGCCGACCTGCTCAAGCTGTACGACAAGCTGCGCGAGCAGCAGGGCGGCATCGGCGCGGCCAAGCTGTACGCCCGCACCTGCCAGGGCTGCCGCCAGGAGCTGGCGATCACCGAGCTGAACGAGATCCGCTCGGCGGCGCCGGACACGGTGGTCCGCTGCGAGAACTGCCGTCGCATCCTGGTGCGTACGGCCGAGTCGGGTCTGTAA
- a CDS encoding Nif3-like dinuclear metal center hexameric protein, whose protein sequence is MPRLSEVIAALENLWPAERAESWDAVGTVVGDPGQEITRVLFAVDPVQEIVDEAVKLGADLLVTHHPLYLRGTTTVAATHFKGRVVHTLIKNDIALHVAHTNADTADPGVSDALAGALDLRVVGPLVPDPSDPEGRRGLGRVCELDHPLTVRELAARAAERLPATAQGIRVAGDPEALVRTVAVSGGSGDSLFDQVRAAGVDAFLTADLRHHPASEAVLHSPLALLDAAHWATEWPWCELAAAQLDEISDRHGWDLRVHVSKTVTDPWTAHAASTAHPTPATTLPASASRAPSDSAGAPN, encoded by the coding sequence GTGCCCCGTCTGTCTGAAGTCATCGCCGCGCTGGAGAACCTGTGGCCCGCCGAGCGGGCCGAGTCCTGGGACGCGGTCGGCACGGTCGTGGGCGACCCCGGCCAGGAGATCACCCGGGTCCTGTTCGCCGTCGACCCCGTCCAGGAGATCGTCGACGAGGCGGTGAAGCTCGGCGCCGACCTGCTGGTCACCCACCACCCGCTCTATCTGCGCGGTACGACGACGGTCGCGGCCACGCACTTCAAGGGCCGGGTCGTACACACGCTGATCAAGAACGACATCGCGCTGCACGTCGCCCACACCAACGCCGACACCGCCGACCCGGGCGTCTCCGACGCGCTCGCCGGGGCGCTGGACCTGCGGGTCGTAGGCCCCCTCGTGCCGGACCCGAGCGACCCCGAGGGCCGCCGTGGCCTCGGCCGCGTGTGCGAACTCGACCACCCGCTGACCGTGCGCGAGCTGGCCGCCCGGGCGGCCGAGCGGCTGCCCGCCACCGCGCAGGGCATCCGGGTGGCCGGCGACCCCGAGGCCCTCGTCCGCACGGTCGCCGTCAGCGGAGGCTCCGGCGACAGCCTCTTCGACCAGGTCCGCGCGGCCGGCGTCGACGCCTTCCTCACCGCGGACCTGCGCCACCACCCGGCCTCCGAAGCCGTACTCCACAGCCCCCTCGCGCTGCTCGACGCGGCGCACTGGGCCACCGAGTGGCCCTGGTGCGAGCTGGCCGCAGCCCAGCTCGACGAGATCTCCGACCGTCACGGCTGGGACCTCAGGGTCCATGTCTCCAAGACGGTCACCGACCCCTGGACCGCCCACGCGGCCTCCACGGCCCACCCGACGCCCGCCACCACCCTTCCAGCGAGCGCTTCGCGCGCCCCCTCTGATTCCGCAGGAGCCCCCAACTGA
- a CDS encoding 3-oxoacyl-ACP reductase has product MSLPLEGLCAVVTGAGRGLGRAEALELARLGAAVVVNDYGRPGRDGSGAASAGPAEEVAAEIRDAGGRAIAHTGDVADFAEARDLVELAAREFGKLDILVNNAGILRDRMVFSMTEDEWDSVIRVHLKGHFNTTHFAAAHWRERSKAAGAAVYGRIVNTSSEAFLAGSAGQPNYAAAKGGIVGLTTSTALALAKYGVTANAICPRARTRMTEDVFAGLARPERGLDPLAPEHVAPLVGYLASPAAARVNGQLLVVHGGMVAVVERPRVRAQFDSKQETFTYDELDALLGPHYAERPPGETFAAAEVLGLKRE; this is encoded by the coding sequence ATGTCACTGCCACTGGAAGGCCTCTGCGCCGTCGTCACCGGCGCGGGCCGTGGTCTCGGCCGGGCCGAGGCCCTCGAACTCGCCCGGCTCGGTGCGGCCGTCGTCGTCAACGACTACGGGCGGCCGGGCCGCGACGGCAGCGGCGCGGCCTCGGCCGGGCCCGCCGAGGAGGTCGCCGCCGAGATCCGCGACGCGGGCGGCCGGGCGATCGCCCACACCGGGGACGTCGCCGACTTCGCCGAGGCCCGTGACCTGGTCGAGCTGGCGGCCCGCGAGTTCGGCAAGCTCGACATCCTGGTCAACAACGCGGGCATCCTGCGCGACCGCATGGTCTTCTCCATGACCGAGGACGAGTGGGACTCGGTGATCCGCGTCCACCTGAAAGGGCACTTCAACACCACCCACTTCGCGGCCGCGCACTGGCGGGAGCGGTCCAAGGCGGCCGGGGCAGCGGTGTACGGGCGGATCGTGAACACCTCTTCCGAGGCGTTTCTCGCCGGTTCCGCCGGGCAGCCCAACTACGCGGCGGCCAAGGGCGGAATCGTCGGCCTGACCACCTCCACGGCTCTCGCCCTCGCCAAGTACGGCGTGACAGCCAACGCGATCTGCCCGCGCGCCCGCACCCGTATGACCGAGGACGTCTTCGCGGGCCTCGCCCGGCCGGAGCGGGGCCTGGATCCGCTGGCCCCCGAGCATGTCGCCCCGCTCGTCGGCTATCTGGCCTCGCCCGCCGCCGCACGCGTCAACGGGCAGCTGCTCGTCGTGCACGGCGGCATGGTCGCCGTCGTGGAACGGCCGCGTGTGCGGGCGCAGTTCGACAGCAAGCAGGAGACGTTCACGTACGACGAACTGGACGCCCTGCTCGGCCCGCACTACGCGGAACGGCCGCCGGGGGAGACGTTCGCGGCGGCGGAGGTGCTGGGGCTCAAGCGGGAGTGA